From the genome of Geminocystis herdmanii PCC 6308, one region includes:
- a CDS encoding alpha-ketoacid dehydrogenase subunit beta, whose translation MAETLMFNALRQAIDEEMARDDKVFVLGEDVGQYGGSYKVTKGLYEKYGEFRVLDTPIAENSFTGMAVGAAMAGLRPIIEGMNMGFLLLAFNQIANNAGMMRYTSGGNYKIPTVIRGPGGVGRQLGAEHSQRLEAYFQAVPGLKIVACSTAYNAKGLLKSAIRDDNPVLFFEHVLLYNHKENLPDYEYTVPLNKAEIVRKGKDVTILTYSRMRHHCTQALKQIEKDGYDPEIIDLISLKPLDMETIGESIRKTHKVIIVEECMKTGGIAAELTASINDQLFDELDGPVVRLSSQDIPTPYNGTLERLTIVQPEQIVDAVRKIMTNKI comes from the coding sequence ATTAGGAGAAGACGTTGGGCAGTACGGCGGTTCATATAAAGTAACTAAAGGTTTATATGAAAAATACGGCGAATTTAGAGTATTAGACACCCCCATCGCCGAAAATAGCTTTACAGGAATGGCAGTGGGTGCCGCCATGGCAGGATTACGCCCCATTATCGAAGGGATGAATATGGGTTTTCTCTTACTTGCCTTTAATCAAATTGCCAATAATGCAGGAATGATGCGTTATACTTCGGGGGGAAATTATAAAATTCCTACTGTAATTCGAGGACCCGGAGGTGTGGGGCGACAATTGGGGGCTGAACATTCTCAACGTTTAGAGGCTTATTTTCAAGCTGTACCCGGTTTAAAAATTGTTGCCTGTTCGACGGCTTATAATGCTAAAGGTTTATTAAAATCTGCTATTAGAGACGATAATCCTGTATTATTTTTTGAACACGTTTTACTCTATAACCACAAAGAAAATCTACCTGATTACGAATATACCGTTCCTTTAAACAAAGCGGAAATAGTGCGTAAAGGAAAAGATGTCACTATTTTGACTTATTCTCGGATGAGACATCATTGTACCCAAGCGTTAAAACAAATCGAAAAAGATGGATATGATCCTGAAATCATTGATTTAATTTCCCTCAAACCTTTAGATATGGAGACAATTGGGGAGTCTATCCGCAAAACCCATAAAGTGATCATTGTGGAAGAGTGTATGAAAACGGGAGGTATCGCTGCGGAATTAACGGCATCGATTAATGATCAATTATTTGATGAGTTAGATGGGCCTGTGGTGCGTTTATCTTCTCAAGATATTCCTACTCCTTATAATGGTACTTTAGAAAGATTGACGATCGTACAACCGGAGCAAATCGTTGATGCTGTGCGTAAAATCATGACGAATAAAATCTAA
- the secD gene encoding protein translocase subunit SecD, whose translation MEKQRAFIILIIVLIATSIVTLINLPLQLGLDLRGGSQLTIQLQTTPEVPEITTEKLEGVRTVIDNRVNGLGVSEAVVQSVGNDRILVQLPGVNDPQEAERVLGGTAQLDFRTETDNPEIQAQYQIRQQELGELVFQAQLLQGEELTAQEAKIEAKRAEIAELSEQLYTKSELNGEKLKTAGYQPTQQGTDWEVILEFNDEGGKLFAELTKSIAGTGRTLGIFLDNRLISAPGVSAEYASTGIMGGRATISGGGGYTLEQARELALQLEGGALPLPVKIVENRTVGATLGQDSIRRSIIAGLSGLVLVLIFMAIYYRLPGIIADLSLIIYAILNLACFSIAGVTLTLPGIAGFLLSIGMAVDANVLIFERTREELRDGKTLYRSVESGFYRAFGSILDGNVTTLIACIALFWLGSGLVKGFALTLGIGVVVSMFTALTCTRTFMLITVLGFPNIRQRPELFCPNLKPIE comes from the coding sequence ATGGAAAAACAAAGAGCTTTTATTATTTTAATCATTGTTTTAATTGCCACTTCGATCGTAACTTTGATAAATTTGCCCTTACAATTAGGGTTAGATTTACGAGGAGGATCACAATTAACCATACAATTACAAACTACTCCCGAAGTGCCAGAAATTACCACTGAGAAACTAGAAGGAGTACGCACGGTTATTGATAATCGAGTCAATGGTTTAGGGGTATCAGAAGCGGTGGTGCAAAGTGTGGGAAACGATCGAATTTTAGTACAGTTACCCGGTGTAAATGATCCCCAAGAAGCGGAAAGAGTCTTAGGGGGTACAGCTCAATTAGATTTTCGTACCGAAACCGACAACCCCGAAATTCAAGCTCAATATCAAATTAGACAACAAGAATTAGGAGAGTTAGTTTTTCAAGCTCAATTATTGCAAGGAGAAGAATTAACCGCCCAAGAGGCTAAAATTGAGGCAAAACGAGCTGAAATAGCCGAATTATCAGAACAGTTATACACAAAAAGCGAATTAAATGGGGAAAAACTGAAAACCGCCGGTTATCAACCGACTCAACAGGGTACAGACTGGGAAGTAATCCTCGAATTTAATGACGAAGGAGGCAAATTATTTGCTGAATTAACTAAAAGTATCGCAGGTACAGGACGTACTTTAGGTATTTTTCTCGATAATAGATTAATTAGCGCTCCCGGTGTCAGTGCTGAATATGCTAGTACAGGAATTATGGGGGGTAGAGCAACGATTTCTGGTGGAGGAGGCTATACCCTCGAACAAGCTAGAGAATTAGCCCTACAATTAGAAGGAGGCGCTTTACCTTTACCCGTGAAAATTGTCGAAAATCGTACCGTTGGAGCAACTTTAGGACAAGATAGTATTCGTAGAAGTATTATTGCAGGACTTTCTGGTTTAGTGCTGGTTTTAATCTTTATGGCTATTTATTATCGTTTACCGGGGATTATTGCCGATTTATCTTTAATTATCTATGCCATCCTTAACTTAGCTTGTTTTTCGATCGCAGGAGTAACGTTAACTTTACCCGGTATTGCAGGTTTTCTCCTGAGTATTGGTATGGCGGTAGATGCCAACGTGTTAATTTTTGAACGGACAAGGGAAGAATTAAGAGACGGAAAAACCCTCTATCGATCGGTCGAATCGGGCTTTTATCGTGCATTTGGCAGTATTTTAGATGGTAACGTCACTACCTTAATCGCTTGTATTGCTTTATTCTGGTTAGGTTCAGGTTTAGTCAAGGGTTTTGCTTTAACTTTAGGTATTGGTGTTGTCGTCAGTATGTTCACTGCGTTAACTTGTACTCGTACTTTTATGCTAATTACCGTACTAGGCTTTCCCAATATTCGTCAACGTCCCGAATTATTCTGTCCTAATCTTAAGCCGATCGAATAA
- a CDS encoding type II toxin-antitoxin system VapC family toxin, protein MIIADTGFFLALFNLNDKYHLKARNILYSLSESLITTHPVITETCYLLVTRGGGIKQECQFLKDVADEAFKIFEFNPQHFHRMALLISQYQNLPMDYADASLVVLAEELKERRILTTDFRDFSVYRWNNINTFENLLLI, encoded by the coding sequence ATGATTATTGCAGATACGGGGTTTTTTTTAGCTTTATTCAACCTTAATGACAAATATCACTTAAAAGCTCGAAATATTTTATACAGTCTTAGTGAATCTTTAATTACCACCCATCCAGTAATTACAGAAACTTGCTATTTACTTGTGACTAGGGGAGGAGGAATTAAGCAAGAATGTCAATTTTTAAAAGATGTAGCCGATGAAGCATTTAAAATTTTTGAGTTCAATCCTCAACATTTCCATAGAATGGCATTACTAATTAGTCAATATCAAAATTTGCCGATGGATTATGCCGATGCTTCTTTGGTGGTTTTAGCTGAAGAATTAAAGGAAAGAAGAATTCTTACTACTGATTTTCGAGATTTTTCAGTTTATCGTTGGAATAATATTAATACTTTTGAAAATTTACTTCTAATATAA